In the Streptomyces sp. BHT-5-2 genome, one interval contains:
- a CDS encoding nuclear transport factor 2 family protein: protein MNAHDTATTAPATPAVPTAPAAEAARPAMEQQLRRLTDRADITDLLDRYLRSLDEGVFDEAWGRAFYAEDATAEMPLGTVRGREAIVARIREGMALFDRTVHLGGNPVVEIDGDRATVRGGQLSTHVLADGSEALFVSGGHAETELVRTPDGWRIAASALRVVWTRGTPPRLPAGMGPKADA, encoded by the coding sequence ATGAACGCACACGACACCGCGACCACCGCCCCGGCCACCCCCGCCGTGCCCACCGCTCCCGCCGCCGAGGCCGCCCGGCCCGCCATGGAACAACAGCTCCGGCGCCTCACCGACCGCGCCGACATCACCGACCTGCTGGACCGCTATCTGCGCTCCCTGGACGAGGGGGTCTTCGACGAGGCGTGGGGCCGCGCCTTCTACGCCGAGGACGCCACGGCCGAGATGCCCCTCGGCACGGTCCGCGGCCGGGAGGCGATCGTGGCGCGCATCCGGGAGGGGATGGCGCTCTTCGACCGGACCGTGCACCTGGGCGGCAACCCCGTCGTCGAGATCGACGGCGACCGGGCCACCGTCCGCGGCGGCCAGCTGAGCACCCATGTCCTGGCGGACGGGTCCGAGGCCCTCTTCGTCTCGGGCGGCCACGCGGAGACCGAGCTGGTCCGGACCCCGGACGGCTGGCGGATCGCCGCCTCCGCGCTCCGCGTCGTATGGACCCGGGGCACTCCGCCGCGCCTGCCGGCGGGCATGGGGCCGAAGGCCGACGCGTAG
- a CDS encoding Lrp/AsnC family transcriptional regulator, whose protein sequence is MRLNDLDERIVHALAEDARRSYADIGQEVGLSAPAVKRRVDRLRADGAITGFTVRVDPAALGWETEGFIEIFCRRNTSPEAIHRGLSRYPEVASASTVTGEADALVQVFASDMRHFERVLERIAGEPFVERTKSVLVLSPLLRRYGSGAPR, encoded by the coding sequence GTGCGACTGAACGATCTCGACGAACGCATCGTCCATGCCCTGGCCGAGGACGCCCGCCGCAGCTACGCGGACATCGGCCAGGAGGTCGGACTGTCCGCACCGGCGGTCAAGCGCCGGGTGGACCGGCTGCGGGCGGACGGCGCGATCACCGGTTTCACGGTGCGCGTCGACCCGGCCGCCCTCGGCTGGGAGACCGAGGGGTTCATCGAGATCTTCTGCCGCCGCAACACCTCGCCCGAGGCGATCCACCGCGGCCTGTCGCGCTATCCCGAAGTGGCGTCCGCCTCCACCGTCACCGGTGAGGCGGACGCCCTGGTGCAGGTCTTCGCCTCCGACATGCGCCACTTCGAACGGGTCCTGGAGCGGATCGCCGGCGAACCCTTCGTAGAGCGCACCAAGTCCGTCCTGGTCCTCTCCCCGCTGCTGCGCCGCTACGGTTCCGGGGCACCCCGCTAG
- a CDS encoding amino acid permease: MLENGAAPPPGDSYSPPPAGGVATRLLRRKPVERLVAEGGQGEGGTLRRSMGVWQLTMISIGATLGTGIFVVLGEAVPDAGPAVVLSFVLAGITALFSALSYAELAGTIPVSGSSYSYAYATLGELVAWVCGWCLILEYGVSVAAVAVGWGQYLNEFLAGTLGFTIPDALSAPPGQGGYFNLPALLVVLLAMAFLLGGAKESARANTIMVVVKIVTLLLFCGVAIQGVKSGNYANFMPMGMAGVSAAGATLFFSYIGFDAASTAGEEAKNPQRDLPRAIMLSLLIVTTLYCLVAAIAVGALPWQKFKGSEAALAGILKSVTGQGYWSVLLAFGAVVAIASVVLTVLYGQTRILFAMSRDRLVPKAFSKVHPKTGVPRVNTVIVCLFCGVLAAAVPLGELADATSIGTLFAFALVNVAVIVLRKTRPDMPRAFRTPFSPVFPVIGFLLCAFMMTQLGPVTWVVFGVWMVVGLVIYFGYGMRRSRLATAEK, from the coding sequence GTGTTGGAGAACGGCGCCGCCCCGCCCCCCGGGGACAGCTATTCCCCGCCGCCCGCCGGCGGAGTCGCCACCCGGCTGCTGCGCCGCAAACCGGTCGAACGGCTGGTCGCCGAGGGCGGTCAGGGCGAGGGGGGCACGCTCCGCCGCTCGATGGGCGTCTGGCAGCTGACCATGATCAGCATCGGTGCCACGCTCGGCACCGGCATCTTCGTGGTCCTCGGCGAGGCCGTCCCGGACGCCGGCCCGGCGGTCGTGCTGTCCTTCGTCCTCGCCGGCATCACCGCGCTGTTCTCCGCGCTCTCCTACGCCGAGCTGGCCGGCACCATCCCGGTCTCCGGCTCGTCCTACTCCTACGCCTACGCCACCCTCGGCGAGCTGGTCGCCTGGGTCTGCGGCTGGTGCCTGATCCTGGAGTACGGCGTCTCGGTCGCCGCCGTCGCGGTCGGCTGGGGCCAGTACCTCAACGAGTTCCTCGCCGGGACGCTGGGCTTCACCATCCCCGACGCGCTCTCCGCGCCGCCGGGCCAGGGCGGCTACTTCAACCTGCCGGCGCTCCTGGTGGTGCTGCTGGCGATGGCGTTCCTGCTGGGCGGCGCCAAGGAGAGCGCCCGGGCCAACACCATCATGGTGGTCGTCAAGATCGTCACGCTGCTGCTCTTCTGCGGCGTCGCGATCCAGGGCGTGAAGTCCGGCAACTACGCCAACTTCATGCCGATGGGCATGGCGGGGGTCAGCGCCGCCGGCGCCACCCTGTTCTTCTCCTACATCGGCTTCGACGCCGCCTCCACGGCGGGCGAGGAGGCCAAGAACCCGCAGCGCGACCTGCCCCGCGCGATCATGCTCTCGCTGTTGATCGTCACCACCCTGTACTGCCTGGTCGCGGCCATCGCCGTGGGCGCCCTGCCGTGGCAGAAGTTCAAGGGCTCGGAGGCGGCGCTGGCCGGCATCCTCAAGTCCGTCACCGGTCAGGGCTACTGGTCCGTCCTGCTGGCCTTCGGCGCCGTCGTCGCCATCGCCAGCGTCGTGCTGACCGTGCTCTACGGCCAGACCCGGATCCTCTTCGCGATGTCCCGCGACCGCCTGGTGCCCAAGGCGTTCTCCAAGGTGCACCCGAAGACCGGCGTGCCCCGGGTGAACACCGTGATCGTCTGCCTCTTCTGCGGCGTGCTCGCCGCCGCAGTGCCGCTCGGCGAGCTGGCCGACGCCACCAGCATCGGCACGCTCTTCGCGTTCGCGCTGGTCAACGTGGCCGTGATCGTGCTGCGCAAGACCCGGCCGGACATGCCGCGGGCGTTCCGCACCCCGTTCTCCCCGGTCTTCCCGGTGATCGGCTTCCTGCTCTGTGCCTTCATGATGACCCAACTCGGCCCGGTGACCTGGGTGGTCTTCGGTGTCTGGATGGTGGTCGGCCTTGTGATCTACTTCGGTTACGGCATGCGCCGCTCCCGATTGGCCACCGCAGAGAAGTGA
- a CDS encoding GuaB1 family IMP dehydrogenase-related protein, which translates to MRFLNPKNGALEESSSVPYDLTYDDVFMVPGRSSVGSRQAVDLASRDGSGTTIPLVVANMTAIAGRRMAETMARRGGLVVIPQDIPIDVVTDVITWVKQRHLVLDTPIVLSPVSTVADALSLLPKRAHGAGIVVEGGRPVGVVTEHDLAGVDRFTQVAEVMSKDLLVLDADIDPREAFNRLDAANRKLAPAVDADGMLVGILTRKGALRATLYTPATDADGKLRIAAAVGINGDVAGKAKALLDAGVDTLVVDTAHGHQESMISAIKAVRALDPQVPIVAGNIVAASGVRDLIEAGADIIKVGVGPGAMCTTRMMTGVGRPQFSAVLECAAEARKYGKHVWADGGVRHPRDVAMALAAGASNVMIGSWFAGTLESPGDLQHTAEGRPYKESFGMASARAVRNRTSEESAYDRARKALFEEGISTSRMFIDQARPGVEDLVDSIIAGVRSSCTYAGAASLEEFAEKAVVGVQSAAGYAEGKPLHNSWS; encoded by the coding sequence ATGCGATTCCTCAATCCGAAGAACGGCGCCCTCGAAGAGAGTTCTTCGGTGCCCTACGACCTGACCTACGACGATGTCTTCATGGTGCCCGGCCGCTCGTCGGTGGGCTCCCGCCAGGCCGTGGACCTCGCCTCGCGCGACGGCTCCGGCACGACCATCCCGCTCGTGGTCGCCAACATGACGGCGATCGCCGGCCGCCGTATGGCCGAGACCATGGCCCGCCGCGGTGGTCTGGTCGTGATCCCGCAGGACATCCCGATCGACGTCGTCACCGACGTCATCACCTGGGTCAAGCAGCGCCACCTGGTGCTGGACACCCCGATCGTGCTCTCCCCGGTCTCCACCGTGGCGGACGCGCTGTCGCTGCTGCCCAAGCGGGCGCACGGTGCGGGCATCGTGGTCGAGGGCGGCCGGCCGGTCGGCGTCGTCACCGAGCACGACCTGGCCGGCGTGGACCGCTTCACGCAGGTGGCCGAGGTCATGTCCAAGGACCTGCTGGTCCTGGACGCGGACATCGACCCCCGCGAGGCGTTCAACCGCCTCGACGCCGCCAACCGCAAGCTGGCCCCCGCGGTCGACGCGGACGGCATGCTGGTCGGCATCCTGACCCGCAAGGGCGCGCTGCGCGCCACCCTGTACACCCCCGCCACCGACGCCGACGGCAAGCTGCGGATCGCCGCCGCCGTGGGCATCAACGGCGACGTGGCCGGCAAGGCCAAGGCGCTGCTGGACGCCGGTGTGGACACCCTCGTCGTGGACACCGCGCACGGCCACCAGGAGTCGATGATCAGCGCGATCAAGGCGGTCCGGGCGCTGGACCCGCAGGTCCCGATCGTCGCGGGCAACATCGTCGCCGCCTCCGGTGTGCGCGACCTCATCGAGGCCGGCGCGGACATCATCAAGGTCGGTGTCGGCCCGGGCGCGATGTGCACCACCCGCATGATGACCGGCGTGGGCCGTCCGCAGTTCTCCGCGGTGCTGGAGTGCGCCGCCGAGGCCCGCAAGTACGGCAAGCACGTCTGGGCCGACGGCGGTGTCCGGCACCCCCGCGACGTGGCCATGGCGCTGGCCGCGGGCGCGTCCAACGTCATGATCGGCTCGTGGTTCGCCGGCACCCTGGAGTCGCCCGGCGACCTCCAGCACACCGCCGAGGGCCGGCCGTACAAGGAGAGCTTCGGGATGGCCTCGGCGCGTGCGGTGCGCAACCGCACCAGCGAGGAGTCGGCCTACGACCGCGCCCGCAAGGCGCTGTTCGAGGAGGGCATCTCCACCTCCCGGATGTTCATCGACCAGGCCCGGCCCGGCGTCGAGGACCTCGTGGACTCGATCATCGCGGGCGTCCGCAGCTCCTGCACCTACGCCGGCGCGGCCTCCCTGGAGGAGTTCGCGGAGAAGGCCGTGGTCGGCGTCCAGAGCGCCGCCGGCTACGCCGAGGGCAAGCCGCTGCACAACAGCTGGAGCTGA
- a CDS encoding barstar family protein, translating to MSPEVPPALAAVLDGRTPAGVLPWPADRPVADALAAARAAGWHAAALDLAGAADKAAFLDRCADALDFPGYFGHNWDALADCLTDLSWLPPARGRLLVVTGWQEYATAVPEDWSVVEGVLADTVGYWRDTDTGLAVVMAGGRGRQGA from the coding sequence GTGAGCCCCGAGGTGCCCCCGGCACTGGCCGCGGTGCTCGACGGGCGGACGCCGGCGGGGGTGCTGCCCTGGCCGGCCGACCGCCCGGTGGCGGACGCCCTGGCCGCCGCCCGGGCCGCGGGCTGGCACGCCGCGGCCCTGGACCTCGCCGGGGCCGCCGACAAGGCCGCGTTCCTGGACCGCTGCGCGGACGCCCTGGACTTCCCCGGGTACTTCGGCCACAACTGGGACGCCCTGGCCGACTGCCTGACCGACCTGTCATGGCTGCCGCCGGCCCGCGGCCGGCTGCTGGTCGTCACCGGCTGGCAGGAGTACGCGACCGCCGTCCCGGAGGACTGGTCCGTGGTCGAGGGCGTGCTGGCGGACACCGTCGGCTACTGGCGGGACACCGACACCGGGCTCGCGGTCGTCATGGCCGGCGGGCGCGGCCGGCAGGGGGCGTAG
- a CDS encoding ribonuclease domain-containing protein has protein sequence MLIHTAPRRAAAVLGALLAALLLVLTGCSTGGDGKGSSASSHRPSATATAGGRSSGGAAPGWAKGLPTVPADRLPAEARRTLKLIDAGGPFPYPKDGTVFGNYEKRLPAEPRGYYHEYTVDTPGAKNRGARRLITGGHHEIFYTGDHYKSFQAVLR, from the coding sequence ATGCTGATCCACACCGCGCCGCGCCGGGCCGCCGCCGTCCTCGGCGCGCTGCTCGCCGCGCTGCTCCTCGTCCTGACCGGATGTTCCACCGGCGGTGACGGCAAGGGGAGTTCGGCTTCCTCGCACCGGCCGTCCGCGACCGCCACGGCCGGCGGCCGGTCCTCCGGCGGCGCCGCACCGGGCTGGGCGAAGGGCCTGCCGACCGTCCCGGCCGACCGGCTGCCCGCCGAGGCCCGCCGCACCCTGAAGCTCATCGACGCCGGCGGGCCGTTCCCGTACCCCAAGGACGGCACCGTCTTCGGCAACTACGAGAAGCGGCTGCCCGCCGAGCCGCGCGGCTACTACCACGAGTACACGGTCGACACCCCCGGTGCGAAGAACCGCGGCGCCCGCCGCCTGATCACCGGCGGCCACCACGAGATCTTCTACACCGGCGACCACTACAAGAGCTTCCAGGCGGTGCTCCGGTGA
- a CDS encoding sugar-binding transcriptional regulator: MGPAELVQAAAMARRFYLEGKSKIQIAEEFGVSRFKVARVLETALERDLVRIEIRVPSELDAERSDALRARYGLRHAVVVESPADASEDAADPENLGEVAADLLGELVAEGDVLGLAWGRSTIHMAAALHRLPPCTVVQLTGVYDAGTADRGSVEAVRRAADVSGGEAHPIYAPMLLPDSATAAALRGQTGIARAFEYFDKVTVACVSIGSWEPGVSTVYDMLSEEEREHYASLGAAAEMSAHLFDAEGRRIGRDLGERCITVEADRLRRIPEVVAIAGGRRKAAAIGAVLRSGLVTSLVTDTAAADHLLLETGPGPRPALDRADPDGK, translated from the coding sequence ATGGGCCCCGCCGAGCTGGTGCAGGCCGCGGCCATGGCCCGCCGCTTCTATCTCGAGGGCAAGTCCAAGATCCAGATCGCGGAGGAGTTCGGCGTCAGCCGCTTCAAGGTCGCCCGCGTCCTGGAGACGGCCCTGGAGCGTGATCTCGTACGGATCGAGATCCGGGTGCCCTCCGAACTCGACGCGGAGCGCTCCGACGCCCTGCGTGCCCGCTACGGCCTGCGGCACGCGGTCGTCGTCGAATCGCCCGCGGACGCTTCGGAGGACGCCGCCGACCCGGAGAACCTCGGCGAGGTGGCGGCCGACCTCCTCGGGGAGCTCGTCGCCGAGGGCGATGTGCTGGGCCTCGCCTGGGGCCGCTCGACGATCCACATGGCGGCCGCGCTGCACCGGCTGCCGCCGTGCACCGTCGTCCAGTTGACCGGGGTCTACGACGCCGGCACCGCCGACCGCGGCTCGGTCGAGGCGGTCCGCCGCGCGGCCGACGTCTCCGGAGGCGAGGCGCACCCGATCTACGCGCCGATGCTGCTGCCCGACTCGGCGACCGCCGCCGCGCTGCGCGGCCAGACCGGCATCGCCCGCGCCTTCGAGTACTTCGACAAGGTCACCGTCGCCTGCGTCTCCATCGGCTCGTGGGAGCCCGGCGTCTCGACCGTCTACGACATGCTGTCGGAGGAGGAGCGCGAGCACTACGCCTCGCTGGGCGCGGCCGCCGAGATGTCCGCGCACCTCTTCGACGCCGAGGGGCGGCGCATCGGCCGCGATCTGGGCGAGCGCTGCATCACCGTCGAGGCGGACCGGCTGCGCCGCATTCCCGAGGTGGTGGCGATCGCCGGTGGCCGGCGCAAGGCCGCGGCGATCGGCGCGGTGCTCCGCTCCGGCCTGGTGACGAGCCTGGTGACGGACACCGCGGCCGCCGACCACCTGCTGCTGGAGACCGGCCCCGGCCCGCGGCCGGCGCTCGACCGGGCGGACCCCGACGGGAAGTGA
- the rpe gene encoding ribulose-phosphate 3-epimerase, which produces MALINPSILSADFARLAEEAKSVEGADWLHVDVMDNHFVPNLTLGVPIVESLSRATETPLDLHLMIEDPDRWAPQYVEAGAGSVTFHAEAAGAPVRLAREIRAKGARASMALKPATPIEPYEDLLPELDMLLIMTVEPGFGGQAFLDIMLPKIRRTRELISRHGLQMWLQVDGGVSAETIERCAEAGADVFVAGSAVYGADDPAKAVRDLREKAEAATAASWGCAH; this is translated from the coding sequence ATGGCCTTGATCAACCCCAGCATCCTGTCCGCCGACTTCGCCCGCCTCGCCGAGGAGGCGAAGTCCGTCGAGGGCGCCGACTGGCTCCATGTCGACGTGATGGACAACCACTTCGTCCCCAACCTCACCCTCGGCGTGCCGATCGTCGAGTCGCTGAGCAGGGCGACGGAGACCCCCCTCGACCTGCACCTGATGATCGAGGACCCGGACCGCTGGGCGCCGCAGTACGTGGAGGCCGGGGCCGGTTCGGTCACCTTCCACGCGGAGGCGGCCGGGGCGCCGGTCCGGCTGGCGCGGGAGATCCGGGCCAAGGGCGCGCGGGCGTCGATGGCACTGAAGCCGGCCACGCCGATCGAGCCGTACGAGGACCTGCTGCCCGAGCTGGACATGCTGCTGATCATGACCGTCGAGCCCGGCTTCGGCGGTCAGGCGTTCCTGGACATCATGCTGCCGAAGATCCGCCGCACCCGGGAGCTGATCTCGCGGCACGGCCTGCAGATGTGGCTCCAGGTGGACGGCGGGGTCTCCGCGGAGACCATCGAGCGGTGTGCGGAGGCCGGCGCCGACGTGTTCGTGGCCGGCTCCGCGGTGTACGGGGCGGACGACCCGGCCAAGGCCGTCCGCGACCTGCGGGAGAAGGCCGAGGCGGCGACGGCCGCGAGCTGGGGCTGCGCCCACTGA
- a CDS encoding NADP-dependent isocitrate dehydrogenase, whose amino-acid sequence MTDSTIIYTHTDEAPALATYSFLPVVGAYAATAGVTLETRDISLSGRIIAGFPEYLTEEQRIGDALAELGELAKTPGANIIKLPNISASIPQLKAAVAELQEQGYALPDYPDDPKTDEEREIRARYDKVKGSAVNPVLREGNSDRRAAPAVKNYAKAHPHRMGAWSADSKTNVATMGADDFRSTEKSAVIPADDSLRIELVADNGTTTVLRESVPVLAGEVVDASVMRVAPLREFLTAQVARAKEEGVLFSAHLKATMMKVSDPIVFGHVVRAFFPETFARHGEALAAAGLTPNDGLGGIYKGLASLDNGAEIKASFEAELAAGPDLAMVDSDRGITNLHVPSDVIIDASMPAMIRTSGHMWDKDGNEADTLAVIPDSSYAGVYQAVIEDCRAHGAYDPSTMGSVPNVGLMAQKAEEYGSHDKTFEIPSTGTVRLVNRAGDVVLEQTVSEGDIFRACQTKDAPIKDWVKLAVTRARATGDPAVFWLDAERAHDAQLIKKVEQYLPEFDTEGLDIRVLSPVEATKLSVERIRRGENTISVTGNVLRDYLTDLFPILELGTSAKMLSVVPLMNGGGLFETGAGGSAPKHVQQLVKENYLRWDSLGEFLALAVSFEHLANTTGNARAKVLADTLDRATGSFLNENKSPSRRLGGIDNRGSHFYLALYWAQELAKQTDDAQLAEAFGPLAKTLTEQEQTIVDELIAVQGSPADIGGYYRPDAAKASAVMRPSKTLNQALATLRG is encoded by the coding sequence GTGACTGACTCGACCATCATTTACACCCACACTGACGAGGCCCCGGCCCTGGCGACGTACTCGTTCCTGCCGGTCGTGGGGGCCTACGCCGCGACCGCCGGGGTGACGTTGGAGACCCGCGACATCTCGCTGTCCGGCCGCATCATCGCCGGCTTCCCGGAGTACCTGACCGAGGAGCAGCGGATCGGCGACGCCCTCGCCGAGCTCGGCGAGCTGGCCAAGACGCCGGGCGCCAACATCATCAAGCTGCCGAACATCTCGGCCTCCATCCCGCAGCTGAAGGCGGCCGTCGCCGAGCTCCAGGAGCAGGGCTACGCGCTGCCGGACTACCCGGACGACCCGAAGACCGACGAGGAGCGCGAGATCCGCGCCCGCTACGACAAGGTCAAGGGCAGCGCCGTCAACCCCGTGCTGCGCGAGGGCAATTCGGACCGCCGGGCCGCCCCGGCCGTCAAGAACTACGCCAAGGCCCACCCGCACCGCATGGGTGCCTGGAGCGCCGACTCCAAGACCAACGTCGCGACGATGGGCGCCGACGACTTCCGCTCGACCGAGAAGTCCGCCGTGATCCCCGCGGACGACAGCCTGCGCATCGAGCTGGTCGCCGACAACGGCACCACCACCGTGCTGCGCGAGTCCGTGCCGGTCCTCGCCGGCGAGGTCGTCGACGCCTCCGTGATGCGGGTCGCCCCCCTGCGCGAGTTCCTGACCGCCCAGGTCGCCCGCGCCAAGGAAGAGGGTGTGCTGTTCTCCGCGCACCTGAAGGCCACCATGATGAAGGTCTCCGACCCGATCGTCTTCGGTCACGTCGTGCGCGCCTTCTTCCCGGAGACCTTCGCCCGCCACGGCGAGGCCCTCGCCGCCGCCGGCCTGACCCCGAACGACGGTCTGGGCGGCATCTACAAGGGCCTTGCGTCCCTGGACAACGGCGCCGAGATCAAGGCGTCCTTCGAGGCCGAGCTGGCCGCGGGCCCGGACCTGGCCATGGTCGACTCCGACCGCGGCATCACCAACCTGCACGTGCCGTCCGACGTCATCATCGACGCCTCCATGCCGGCCATGATCCGCACCTCGGGCCACATGTGGGACAAGGACGGCAACGAGGCCGACACCCTCGCCGTCATCCCGGACTCCTCCTACGCGGGCGTCTACCAGGCCGTCATCGAGGACTGCCGCGCCCACGGCGCCTACGACCCGTCGACGATGGGCTCCGTCCCGAACGTCGGCCTGATGGCGCAGAAGGCCGAGGAGTACGGCTCCCACGACAAGACCTTCGAGATCCCGTCCACCGGCACCGTCCGCCTGGTCAACCGCGCCGGCGACGTCGTCCTGGAGCAGACCGTCTCCGAGGGCGACATCTTCCGCGCCTGCCAGACCAAGGACGCGCCGATCAAGGACTGGGTCAAGCTGGCCGTCACGCGCGCCCGCGCCACCGGCGACCCGGCCGTGTTCTGGCTGGACGCCGAGCGGGCCCACGACGCCCAGCTGATCAAGAAGGTCGAGCAGTACCTGCCGGAGTTCGACACCGAGGGCCTGGACATCCGCGTCCTCTCCCCGGTCGAGGCCACCAAGCTCTCCGTCGAGCGCATCCGCCGCGGCGAGAACACCATCTCGGTCACCGGCAACGTCCTGCGCGACTACCTGACCGACCTGTTCCCGATCCTGGAGCTGGGCACCAGCGCCAAGATGCTCTCGGTCGTCCCGCTGATGAACGGCGGCGGCCTGTTCGAGACCGGCGCCGGCGGTTCCGCCCCCAAGCACGTCCAGCAGCTGGTCAAGGAGAACTACCTGCGCTGGGACAGCCTGGGCGAGTTCCTCGCGCTCGCGGTCAGCTTCGAGCACCTGGCGAACACCACGGGCAACGCCCGCGCCAAGGTCCTCGCCGACACCCTGGACCGCGCGACCGGCTCGTTCCTCAACGAGAACAAGTCGCCGAGCCGCCGCCTGGGCGGCATCGACAACCGCGGCAGCCACTTCTACCTCGCCCTCTACTGGGCCCAGGAGCTGGCCAAGCAGACCGACGACGCGCAGCTCGCCGAGGCGTTCGGGCCGCTGGCCAAGACGCTGACCGAGCAGGAGCAGACCATCGTCGACGAGCTGATCGCGGTGCAGGGCTCCCCGGCCGACATCGGTGGCTACTACCGCCCCGACGCGGCCAAGGCGTCCGCGGTGATGCGTCCGTCGAAGACGCTGAACCAGGCGCTGGCGACCCTGCGGGGCTGA